In one window of Meiothermus sp. DNA:
- a CDS encoding S24 family peptidase — protein sequence MHSPHWATAIRQQRQRLGLSQAQVAQASGLLNQTEVSRLERGLIHPTLDLGAAKLRALLRVLGWNWPQFALATGLELDFAEAGALKSLERLEAELHFATFSVQATASAGHQNTPTSEGLVSIPLEDLKALGVRPENVRVYAVNGDCMVSESVRAMGQSIAPGDRVAVDTGRMPRAGDVVVAWDGLNEVLLIKRYQEEGEHIVFYPARRSVPPVVRHRDDPVKIIGPVVWRGGAFRG from the coding sequence ATGCACTCCCCTCATTGGGCCACCGCCATCCGCCAGCAGCGTCAGCGCCTGGGTCTGTCGCAAGCCCAGGTGGCGCAGGCCTCGGGATTGCTCAACCAGACCGAGGTTAGCCGCCTCGAGCGCGGCCTGATTCACCCCACCCTCGACCTGGGCGCAGCTAAATTGCGGGCTTTGCTGCGGGTGCTGGGCTGGAACTGGCCCCAGTTTGCCCTGGCTACGGGGCTGGAGTTAGATTTTGCTGAAGCTGGAGCCCTAAAGAGTTTGGAACGCCTGGAAGCGGAGCTGCACTTTGCTACCTTTTCTGTTCAGGCCACCGCTTCGGCGGGCCACCAGAACACCCCAACCAGCGAGGGCCTGGTTTCGATTCCGCTGGAAGACCTCAAAGCCCTGGGGGTGCGGCCCGAAAACGTGCGGGTCTATGCCGTCAACGGCGACTGCATGGTCTCGGAGAGCGTGCGAGCCATGGGCCAGAGCATAGCACCAGGCGACCGGGTGGCGGTGGATACCGGGCGGATGCCCCGGGCTGGGGATGTGGTGGTGGCCTGGGACGGTCTCAATGAAGTGCTGCTCATCAAGCGCTACCAGGAAGAAGGCGAGCACATTGTGTTTTATCCGGCCCGCCGGAGTGTGCCGCCGGTGGTGCGCCACCGCGACGATCCGGTCAAAATCATAGGGCCGGTGGTGTGGCGTGGGGGGGCGTTTAGGGGATAG
- the upp gene encoding uracil phosphoribosyltransferase, with protein sequence MKLTVVDHPLVQHKLAIIRDKNTGNKEFRELMEEVTMLMAYEAMRDLELDPVTIETPLTTMTAHMLSGKKLAVVAILRAGLIMVDGILKLVPAAKVGHIGLYRDPQTLNPVEYYCKLPADIAERRVFLTDPMLATAGSAVHALSILKAKGAHHIKLMSIIAAPEGIKRVQEAHPDVEIVVAAVDSHLNDHGYIVPGLGDAGDRIYGTK encoded by the coding sequence ATGAAACTGACGGTAGTAGACCACCCCCTGGTTCAGCACAAACTGGCCATCATTCGGGATAAAAACACCGGCAACAAAGAGTTCCGCGAGCTGATGGAAGAAGTCACCATGCTCATGGCCTACGAAGCCATGCGCGACCTCGAGCTCGACCCCGTCACCATCGAGACCCCCCTCACCACCATGACCGCTCACATGCTCTCAGGCAAAAAACTGGCGGTAGTGGCCATTTTGCGGGCCGGACTGATTATGGTGGATGGCATTCTCAAGCTGGTGCCTGCCGCCAAGGTGGGCCATATTGGGCTCTACCGCGACCCACAGACCCTCAACCCGGTGGAGTATTACTGCAAACTCCCTGCCGATATCGCCGAGCGCAGGGTCTTCCTCACCGACCCCATGCTCGCCACTGCTGGTAGCGCAGTACACGCGCTCTCAATTCTCAAAGCCAAGGGCGCCCACCATATAAAACTGATGAGCATCATTGCCGCTCCAGAGGGCATCAAGCGGGTACAAGAAGCACACCCTGATGTAGAAATTGTGGTAGCGGCTGTGGATAGCCACCTCAACGACCACGGCTATATCGTGCCGGGTCTGGGCGATGCTGGCGACAGGATTTATGGTACCAAATGA
- a CDS encoding MraY family glycosyltransferase yields the protein MTEFLKSIGIANPTGSGWLIVVFTFVVAWTVTWRFMPRVRQFALKVGWADQPNARRLNKEPLPNAGGLAIFAGVVAALVVATALRPILIQEVQVQVLAILLGGAILVLVGFVDDQFGLPPLFRLLVQLLAALLLIAVDIRFHAAFGTALDPFWGMVLTIAWVVGITNAVNLMDGVDGLAGGIAFITAMSLLAVSAQNPQWVAATLVLAALSGAALGFLRHNFFPSKIIMGDAGAYFFGYVLAATALLGSLKVTTVFSLVPTALFLLLPILDTTQVFIRRLLKRQNPMSTPGKDHIHHRLLARGFSQRRTTVTLWIITLALNLVAMWFQGVNFAVTAVTAIGTALLLGFTVWRKLRAVWKETTQQPQGNA from the coding sequence ATGACCGAGTTTCTAAAATCTATCGGCATCGCCAACCCCACCGGTTCGGGCTGGTTGATTGTGGTTTTCACTTTTGTGGTGGCCTGGACAGTCACCTGGCGCTTTATGCCCAGGGTACGACAGTTTGCCCTCAAAGTGGGCTGGGCCGACCAACCCAACGCCCGTCGGCTCAACAAGGAGCCCTTACCCAACGCCGGAGGGCTGGCCATTTTCGCCGGAGTGGTGGCTGCCTTGGTAGTGGCCACGGCCCTGCGCCCCATCTTGATCCAGGAGGTACAAGTACAGGTACTGGCTATTTTGTTGGGAGGTGCCATTCTGGTTTTGGTGGGTTTTGTGGATGATCAGTTTGGCTTACCACCGCTATTTCGACTGTTGGTGCAGTTGCTGGCAGCCTTGCTTCTGATTGCGGTGGATATTCGCTTTCATGCTGCCTTCGGCACTGCCCTGGATCCCTTTTGGGGCATGGTACTGACCATTGCCTGGGTTGTGGGCATTACCAATGCGGTTAACCTAATGGATGGAGTTGATGGCCTGGCCGGGGGTATCGCCTTCATCACGGCCATGAGCCTGCTGGCGGTTTCGGCGCAGAACCCCCAGTGGGTTGCGGCTACCCTGGTACTGGCAGCGCTTTCGGGGGCCGCACTGGGCTTTTTACGGCATAACTTCTTCCCTTCCAAGATCATCATGGGGGATGCCGGAGCCTATTTTTTCGGCTACGTGCTCGCAGCCACTGCTTTATTGGGTAGCCTCAAAGTCACCACGGTTTTTTCGCTGGTTCCTACCGCTTTGTTTTTGCTGCTGCCCATTCTGGACACCACACAGGTGTTTATTCGCCGCCTTCTCAAGCGGCAAAACCCCATGTCTACCCCCGGTAAAGACCACATCCACCACCGGCTATTGGCCCGGGGCTTCTCCCAGCGCCGTACCACTGTAACCCTGTGGATCATTACACTGGCCCTGAATCTGGTTGCTATGTGGTTTCAGGGGGTTAATTTTGCCGTAACTGCGGTAACCGCCATCGGCACCGCATTGTTGCTGGGTTTTACTGTCTGGCGCAAGCTACGGGCGGTGTGGAAAGAGACCACGCAGCAGCCCCAGGGAAACGCCTAG
- a CDS encoding ABC transporter permease codes for MRYLRVLGRFWGTALAAELEYRGNFLLAALSALGAAAGSLFGISLLYQGGYQPGGWKFEEALLVLAAFLMMDSFAFTLLSPNLNRVVEQVQKGTLDFVLLKPLDSQFWLSFRTLAPWSLSDGIIGLSLWFYAGYRLGLGLADYGVGSGLLAVAFVMLYSLWFIISASSIWFVKVANATEVLRALLEAGRFPVQAFPVAYRFIFTFVVPVAFLTTVPAEAALGRLTPANLGLALLIALFLLLFSRVFWRFALRSYTSASS; via the coding sequence ATGCGTTACCTGCGGGTGCTGGGCCGCTTCTGGGGGACGGCCCTGGCAGCAGAGCTCGAGTACCGGGGCAATTTTTTGTTGGCCGCGCTCTCGGCCCTGGGCGCCGCTGCCGGCAGCCTGTTCGGGATCTCCTTGCTCTACCAGGGAGGCTATCAGCCAGGGGGGTGGAAGTTCGAGGAAGCCTTGCTGGTGCTGGCTGCCTTCCTGATGATGGATAGTTTTGCCTTCACCCTGCTCTCGCCTAACCTTAACCGGGTGGTGGAGCAGGTGCAAAAAGGCACCCTCGATTTTGTACTCCTCAAGCCGCTGGACAGCCAGTTCTGGCTATCCTTTCGTACCCTTGCACCCTGGAGCCTGAGCGATGGGATAATCGGGCTTTCGCTCTGGTTTTATGCAGGCTACCGTCTGGGGCTGGGCCTGGCCGATTATGGGGTAGGCTCTGGCCTTTTGGCCGTGGCTTTCGTAATGCTTTACAGCCTATGGTTCATCATTAGCGCCAGCAGCATCTGGTTTGTCAAAGTGGCCAACGCCACCGAGGTTTTGCGGGCTTTGCTCGAGGCCGGGCGCTTCCCTGTACAGGCTTTTCCGGTAGCTTACCGCTTCATCTTCACTTTTGTGGTGCCGGTGGCCTTCCTGACCACCGTGCCTGCTGAAGCTGCGTTGGGCCGCCTGACCCCAGCAAACCTGGGCCTGGCCCTTCTGATTGCCCTCTTTTTGCTGCTGTTTTCCAGGGTTTTCTGGCGCTTTGCCCTGCGGAGTTATACCTCGGCCTCGAGCTAG